TACGTACAGCGAAGCTTGGTGTAAATGAACCAACATTGCTGTATTCAACGCCTGTACTTTCGTTACCAGCGTGGATATAACCGCCGCCACCAGTAGCAATCGCTACGTGGTAAGAAGCACCTGGGCTACCCCAGAAGTATAAATCGCCAGCTTGAGCTTCAGCTACAGAGATACGTGTACCAGCACTTTCTTGGGCAACTGTATAACCACCGACATTACGGCCAGTTGAGTTCATGAATGCGTAGTAGACTAAACCTGAACAGTCAAAGCTACTTGGTCCTTTAGAACCCCAAACGTATGGTTTACCAACTTGTGCTGCTGCAATAGAGATTGCAGAACCGCCAGTTGATGGTGGTAGTGGTGGGTCTGGAATTGGATCTGCTGGTTTGACTGGATCCGGAGTTGGTGTTGGTGTAACATTTCCGTCACCATTATTAACAGGAGGTGTTACAACTCCTGTATTATTATTATCTACTGAACTACCTGTTGTTGGTTCTTCAGTAGATGAAGCAGTCGTAGTGCTTGGTGCTGTTGCTTTGGCAGTTGCTTTGGCCGCTACAGCTTCTTGTTCTGCTTTTTTAGCGTTAGCTGCTACTACTTTTTCTTGTTCAGCAATACGTGCTTGTTCTGCAATTGCTGCTTCTTTTTCTTTCACTAAGCCAGCTTTTTGATCTTCAGCAGTTGCTCTTTCAGCAGCTAATGTTGTTTGTAATACATTCAAATCAGCTTCTGCTTTAACAAGATCGCCTTTTTGAGCTTCAAGTTCTACTTGATTATCTTGAAGATCTTGTAATTTTTCTTCATTTTCAGCTTTCTTAGTTTCTACTGCTTTTTTATCTTCTTGTTGTTGTTTTACTAAGTCATTATTAGCATTAACAATTGTAGACATTGCAGTTACACGAGTAATGGCATCAGAAACTGATTTTGCATTCAATAATGCATCCATGTAGCTTGTGCTATTACCATTAACCTGTACGTCACGTGCTTGGTTTTGGATCGCTACTTCACGTTTGTCGATACGTTTTGTTAATTGCGTGATTTCTTTTTCTAAGTTAGTAGAAGTTTTTCTTAATTTGCCTTGTTCAGCTAATAAAGTTTCTGCTTTTTCGTTAATAGAAGCAACTTGATCTTGTACTGCAGCCACTTGGCTTTGAGCGTCAGCTTCTTGAGATTTCAATCCTGAAATTGCTTGATCTTTTTGTTGAATTTTAGAGTCCACTTCATCCGCTGATGATAATACTGGTAAGGCTACAGATGTAAGGGCTAATGAGCAAATCATTAGTAATGGCAATACGCTTTTTTTCACAATTCATTCCTCCGACTTTTTTACTACTTTTTTTACTTATAATAAATTCGTTCATTGTTTGAGTAATTTTCATTCTTATTATTGACAACGAAATCATTGTATCATAGTCACATGTCATACATATAAAATTAATGTTACAGGAGTATTTCATTTTTGAAAGTTAAACATGACAACTGAACAAAACTAACACGCAACACTGATTCTCTTACCATACGCCAATCACTGAGTAATTACAAATAATCCCCACCCACAAAATCCATTTGGTTTTAATAGGTAGGGACTTTATTATTATAGATTATCCTGGAAAACGCCAGACAACGGCTCTGAAGTTTGCCGCATATGGGCTTGGTGTCCAACCTGTGGTAGTTGAAACATAACCTGAACCCGCTGGATTATTTGATTCAACGATTTGAACTGAGCTGCCGTTTACACCAACAACTAAAACTGTATGAACCCCATCTAACCATGCATCTGGGCTAAGCGCGTTCTCGTATTGAACCACATCACCAACCTGAACATCAGACCAAGCTACTTGAACTGCTCCTGATTGAGTGTAGCCACTATGAGGACCACCTGGTGAGAATCTAACGCCTGCTGCATTCAACCAATTTTGTACGGCTACGATACACTCGCCGCTTTGCCCCCAACCTGTCGGATTTGTTTGTCCAACAGCATTTAAAGCAATCTGTGCAGCTTTTTTCTTCGCATCTGATACGCCACCGGTACCAATGCTACTGCCACCGCCACTAGGTTTTCCTGCTGGTTTTTCAGAAACTGGTGCATTCTGTGTTTCTTGTGTTGTACCATTTTCTTGAACAACATTTGTTTTTACCAGTCCTGGATTTGCAGCTTGAGCTTCCGCCAATTTTACTGCAGCTGCTGCGTCGGCTTTTCTTTGTGCCTCAGCTTGTTTTGCTTGCTTGGCTTGTTCTTCTTCTAATTTCTTTTGAGCTGCGGCTTTTTGTTCAACGTACTCAGATTTTTTGTTTTCTTCTGTAGAGCGTTGTGCTTCTAAGTCATTTTTAGCAATTTCTTGTTCAAGCTTCAGTGTATCCAAAGAAGCTTGCTTGTCATTTAATTCTTTCGTGGATGTTTCTAAAACAGAAATTTGTGATTCTACTGTTTCTGATTTTTTCTCCACGTCTTCTTTATCCGAAGTTTGTTGTTCTAATAGATCATTATTCGCATTAACTAATGTTGTAATTCCTTGCACTCGGCTAATCGCATCAGAAATTGATTCTGAATTCAGAATCACATCTAAATAGCTAGTGCTTGAACCGCTAACTTGTACATCACGGGCTTGATTACGCATTTGAACTTCTCTTTTTTGAATACGAACATTTAAATCTGAAATCTCACTATATAATTTTTTGATTTCTTCTTTAAGTGTTTTTTTCTTTGCAGTTAGTTCATCGATTTTTGTCGCAGTTGTTAGCATATCTGATTCAATTGCAGCTAACTTCGTTGCGGCTTCAGTTTCTTTTGTTTTCAATCCATTGATGATTTCATCTTGCTGTTCGATCTTTGTATCATACTCATCTGCAACTGCAGCCATTGGCAATACAGCTGAGGTTAGAGTGACTGAACAAATCAGCAATGCTGATAATATACTTTTTTTCACTATTTATTCCTCCGGCGTTTACTTTATCTATAATTTCTGATTATTTTTCGGTATTATGTATCTGGCAACGGGACAATTGTACCATAGCAGTATGACATGCAGATAAAAAAGATATTACAAAAATGTTTCATCCAATAAAATTAAATAACGCCGATCATCCTTTAAATCGCTTTGTCTGCATAACTTTGAGAGAGCATCCATTGATTATTTATAAACTTTTACAAACGCTATAAAAGAGACTATTCGTTGCCGAACAATCTCTTTAATGGGTAAGAAAAAATAACGAATATCAACATATTGAAAAGTAATGTTGGTCCTAAAACTTTAGTGATGAATAACAACGGAGCAACATTTGACAGGCGAAAAATAATTTGCAGACCTACTGCGATCAGTTCATAGGCAGTCACAAAAATGATCATTCCAAAGAAAGCTGTCAATAAATTTGTATGAACCACTCGCTGAAACCGATACATCATCATAACCGTTGCAGCTAATGCAACAGTATAAATGCCAATGATTCCTAGATAGTAACTGTCACAAATCAAGCCTAAAATCACTGCCGTAATCAACAAGTAGCGTTTAGACAGATTGGGAACAGCCATCAAAAATGCCAGTAACATAAAATGAGCATTTGCAAAAAAGACATTATCTGTTAAATTCCCAGCTGCTTGAGTCAATTGACCATCGATCAGCATCAATAAAAAGAAGACTACTGGTGCATAGTATTTAACATTTTCTTTCCGTATCATTTGCATCCTACTCCCCCGCTCCAGCTAATCTTTTGATGATTGTTACAACGGGAATGCTGTACATTTCAGCATACGGTTTAACATAAACTTCTCGATCTAAACCATAACTGTCTGGTTTTATCTTTTGAACTACACCTACTGGTAGGTTTGCTGGAGAGTTTTGACCTAAGCCTGAAGTCTGAACGATATCGCCTTCTTTGATGTCCATATCTCCTACTAACTGGCTAACAACCAAAGTCCCTGCTTTATCATCATAACTTTTTAATAGACCATATGAATCGCCCTTTTCAGAATTGATCTGAACAGGAAAATGATTTGAATTTTGGTTTTTAGACGATAGTAACTCAACCTTTGATGATGTTGCGTTTACTTCAATCACTCGGCCGATCAATCCTTTTTGAGCTAAGACCGCCATATTCGGTTCGATACCATCATTCGATCCTCGATCAACGATCAATAGGTCTTGCCACATGTCTGGAGAACGAGTAACAACAGTTGCTGTCACTTTTTCATAATTGCCCAGTGTCTCATTTAACGCTAGCTCTTTTTTTAGTGCTTCATTTTCTTTTTTTAAGTTATCGTTTTGGATAGATAATTCACCATATCCATCAATTCTTTCTTTTAACCGTTCATTCTCATCATAGGTGTTAAATAGTGTACTGATCGACGATACTCCGCTACCGATCACCTTAGCTGGAAAGCCTATAACTTTGTCCACAAAGCCCACACTATCATTAACCGCTGATTGCCCAAGATTGTTTTTGCCGTTATTTGCTCTATGAGCTGCGGTCAAACTAATAATGGTCACCACGACAATCACTACGATCAGCGTGATAATTATATTTTTATTTGGATTAAATTTTTTCACATCGACACCCCGACTACTCTTTAGACTGATAGCAATAATTCTACCACTAATTGGAAGCAAACAAAAGAGCTGTGGTGCGTCTTTACATTTTTTTATTAAAATAGTGTGATTTTAATGATCGCTTGGACTAGAGGAACGAAGGCAGAACGATTGTGTGAAATAAAACTAAAAACAGTCTCACTAATACTGTTTCAATTATTTGTAATTTGGTTAGTGAGTTTAGACTTTACTAGTCAAGGCTTTATCACTTGATTACGAGCCTTGTAATAAAGTGCCTTTTTTATTTAATTCAACTCATTTTTTAAAACTATATTCAGAAGTCACCGTAAGGAAACTCTTCTAACCCAATTGCTTCAATACTTTCACAATAAAAATTTATATAATTATATCCATCATTTTCTCCATAGCCACTATCATCATGAACATGATATCTTTTGTCACTTGGCCAATCTATAGGTTCATTCCTCATATCTTTTATTATTAATCTGTCATAAACATTAATGTTAGTAACCTCTTTTAGTGATAATTCACTTACATTATTAAATTTAAATTTTGATAACATTACTTGAGGCTTTTTTGAAAATTTAGTTTTTAAATCTAAATTTAGTACTGAGCGTTTTTTATTAAAAATATTTTCCTCGATATTATATTCTATTTTCATAATATCACTAAAATGAAACGGATTCTCTGAACCTATCTCATCTAAAATTACATTACTATTTTCAATATATTCAAACATTTTTCCCCTCCTATTTACTTATCAAAATCAAATGTAACACTATTTGTCCTTTAATCAATTCTCCCTTGCCTTAATACACCATTGTCATCTAAGAAATATTTTGTATGAGAAGAAGGTTGCTTATATCCATTTTCCCTTTCATATTCTTCGATTTCCTTTTCCAGTTTCTCAGAGTTTAGGTCACTGCTGTCAACATCCATTGTATATTGTTCTGGAATTTTTTTACACACCTCTTCCACTGCATCTGTTAACAGTATTCCACCTTGTGCTAAGGGAATCAAGACGGCTGAATAAAAAGCTTTCGCTGAATCGTAGGAATCACCTGAGCATAAACTTGTCGAGAAACGAAGATGGTAAATTTAAAAAAACAGTATCAGCGAGCCTCTCTCACTAATACTGTTTCAATTATTGGCAATTTGGTTAGTAAGTTTAGTCCTTACTAGTCAAGGCTTTATCACTTGATTACCAGTCTTGTGATAAAGTGCCTTTTTTATTTTGATACCTATTACTTTAAATTCTCTTTTTCATCTTCCAACCATCTCCTATGGTCGGAAATAACTTTAGATAAGTGTTCCTCAGTGTAAAATTCTTGAGGGGTTAATTTATTTTCTACACCTTGGTATTGATAAGGCATATCGAATGGAGACTTGAAATCAAGCCAGAATTCACTAATTTCTAACAAAGCATTTACATAGTCTTTATCTAAGATTTTCTTCAATAAATTATTAACTAAAATCCATCTCCATCTATAATAGGACATCAAATCTTTTTCATTAGAATCCTCAATCAAATCCAGAAGTTTATATATTTCGTTCTCATCATATGGTGAAAATAGACTTCCAAGCTCCCATACATACGAATTTTCTTCATTTTCATTTTTAGATAAATAATCTAAGGTGTATTTCATTACAAATTCATCATCAAGTATACCTTGTAAATAAAATTCGTTGTCTGAATAACCAAACCTACCTACTTTAATCTCGTTCCAAGAAAAAGGAATATTATTTTTTTTAAATTCATCTACACAATTCATTATTTTATAGGCACTCCATTCAATTCTGGATTTCTGACAAACATTCTGTGTGTAACTTTTTCGTCTTGAATTATCCATTCAAAACGCCCCATAACACCATTTTGGATTCCCTGAATTTGATATAATTTAGCATTACCTAAATCTGTGACTTCTGCTAAACCAGCATAGTTGTCAATAATATCAGAAAAAACATGTGCTTTTGGAACATTAGGAAATTCATCTATAATAATTTGAGTTTGTTTTGTAGGTGGTTTTCCTGTTAATGGGTCAATATCATAAACAGAGCCTTTCCCTTTAACCGGTTTAATATCATCGACTTTCAATCCACTTCCAGACCTAGGAGCTTCTAAAATAGGATTAGTGATTTCCTCTACTACTTTTTGATTAGCCCCACTACCTTTCTTATTCTCAACCGTCTTCGTACCTTTATTCGTCGCTAACCGATAAGAAGCAAAGTTAAATCCTAACATCTGCAACGCCTGTCCCAGCTCGTCTTCTGTCATAAACTTATAAGCATCCTCAAGATATTGACCCGATGCCACTAACGCACCTAAAACTGGATTATACTTGTCTCCGATTTGTAAGTCTTTCCCATTACGAAAGGCCACTTTTACCTTATCATCCCAATCGTGCTGAGACATAAATTCAAACAAGTCCGCTGGTAAGTCTTTGCCATTCGCATTCAAATATTGATAGATTTTTGGATTTTTGACCCCTGCTCCATCTTTCGTCACTTTCCAAATGATCTTAGGTTTGCCGTCTTTATCATTATAAATCACCGCGTAGATTTGGTACTCTTTTAATTGTTTCTCCATCAATCGTTTGTCTCGTGTGGCCCAGCTGTTCTTGATCGTATTCGCCCAATCCATCTTTTTTCCACTTGGAATCGTAAATTGTCCTGTACTCGCATTCCACGATTGATTGGCTTGGGCTACGCCTTGGTCGATTGTGGCTTTTAAAGCGCTGATCTCAGAAAAAATTGTTGGCGAACTGGTATGGAAATCTTGTAGTTTTTGGAGCTTCTGCTCTAGTTCTCGTTTGGCTTCTAGGTCTCGAGTCAAGGATTTCTGATTTTGATGCATCAGTATTTGTTTGACTAGCTTAGGGACTGGAAAATGGTGTAATTCCCGCTGTAAGCTTTGAACATGAGTAATATTATTTTCCAGTTCTTCGATTTCCTTTTCTAATTCCTCTGATTTTAGGTCACTGCTGTCCACGTCCGCTGTATATTGTTCTGGAAATTTTTTACACGCCTCTTCCACTGCATCTGTTAATAGTATCCCACCTTGTGCTAAGGGAATCAAGACGGCCGAATAAAAAGCTTTCGCTGAATCGTAGGAATCACCTGAGTATAGATTTGTCGAGAAACGAAGATGGTAAATTAAAAAAACAGTATCAGCGAGCCTCTCTCACTAATACTATTTCAATTATTGGCAATTTGATTAGTGAGTGCATGCTTACTACTCAAGGCTTTACTATCCGACGTCAATCAGATAGTAAAGCACCTTTTTTATTTTTAATTAATTTCTTCAGTTACCATATCTAAGAGAAACTCTGCAAAGTTATTGTATAAAACTTCATTTTTTTGTGCATCTTCAGAAAAACCTGGAAAATATGATGTTATTTTAGGTTCATTATTATTATTTAAGTCTTTGTAGTTCAAACAATACATTTCTCCCATTCCAGTATTATACAAAATAACTAAATGTTTTGGCATGTTTACTAATTTCCGTTCATTTAACGTAGCCCAAACAGTATCTGGAACACCCGAATTTTCAAAATCTTCTCTAAAAACTCCATAAATTTCGATAGAACCAAAAGTTAAAGCGCCAAAACAAGATAAAAAAAGTTCGTAATCTTTTGGAAATTGTATACCCAGAACTGCCTGAGCTTTTTTTATAATATCATCTGAGGCTCCTCCAAAATCGTCTACCAAATTCTCATTCTCTTCAATTAGTTTTTTTGCTTTATTATACTCTGTACTCATTACAACATCTCCTTTATTTAAAATCTTTTGCTCTATTTTTCCAATACTCAGAACGCCATTTATTGAAAGATTTTCTATCTATTCCAGACGGAACTGAATTAGGATTGATATGAATCGTTTTAGAATTACTTTGATGGAAAGACTGCTCTACCTCAGCAATAGAACTTATATCTCGTTGAGTCATATGATGCAAGTTCACTGGATTTGCATCTGGTCCTAAAGGAGCCAATCCTTGTTCCATTCTTTGAAGGTTAGAGCGTCCCTTAACATCTACTTTATTAATATCAATTATACCATCTCTTTGATAAACTCTGGTCCCTTTAAAATCGATATCTTTTTTCCAGTATTCCCTAATTTGTGAATAGTCTTTAGGTACAGTAGCCCCACCAGCTTTCTTATTCTCAACCGTCTTCGTACCTTTATTCGTCGCTAACCGATAAGAAGCAAAGTTAAATCCTAACATCTGCAACGCCTGTCCCAGCTCGTCTTCTGTCATAAACTTATAAGCATCCTCAAGATACTGTCCCGAT
The Enterococcus silesiacus DNA segment above includes these coding regions:
- a CDS encoding rod shape-determining protein MreC; translated protein: MKKFNPNKNIIITLIVVIVVVTIISLTAAHRANNGKNNLGQSAVNDSVGFVDKVIGFPAKVIGSGVSSISTLFNTYDENERLKERIDGYGELSIQNDNLKKENEALKKELALNETLGNYEKVTATVVTRSPDMWQDLLIVDRGSNDGIEPNMAVLAQKGLIGRVIEVNATSSKVELLSSKNQNSNHFPVQINSEKGDSYGLLKSYDDKAGTLVVSQLVGDMDIKEGDIVQTSGLGQNSPANLPVGVVQKIKPDSYGLDREVYVKPYAEMYSIPVVTIIKRLAGAGE
- a CDS encoding lipase, with protein sequence MKKSILSALLICSVTLTSAVLPMAAVADEYDTKIEQQDEIINGLKTKETEAATKLAAIESDMLTTATKIDELTAKKKTLKEEIKKLYSEISDLNVRIQKREVQMRNQARDVQVSGSSTSYLDVILNSESISDAISRVQGITTLVNANNDLLEQQTSDKEDVEKKSETVESQISVLETSTKELNDKQASLDTLKLEQEIAKNDLEAQRSTEENKKSEYVEQKAAAQKKLEEEQAKQAKQAEAQRKADAAAAVKLAEAQAANPGLVKTNVVQENGTTQETQNAPVSEKPAGKPSGGGSSIGTGGVSDAKKKAAQIALNAVGQTNPTGWGQSGECIVAVQNWLNAAGVRFSPGGPHSGYTQSGAVQVAWSDVQVGDVVQYENALSPDAWLDGVHTVLVVGVNGSSVQIVESNNPAGSGYVSTTTGWTPSPYAANFRAVVWRFPG
- a CDS encoding rod shape-determining protein MreD translates to MIRKENVKYYAPVVFFLLMLIDGQLTQAAGNLTDNVFFANAHFMLLAFLMAVPNLSKRYLLITAVILGLICDSYYLGIIGIYTVALAATVMMMYRFQRVVHTNLLTAFFGMIIFVTAYELIAVGLQIIFRLSNVAPLLFITKVLGPTLLFNMLIFVIFSYPLKRLFGNE